A single genomic interval of Primulina huaijiensis isolate GDHJ02 chromosome 7, ASM1229523v2, whole genome shotgun sequence harbors:
- the LOC140980957 gene encoding U-box domain-containing protein 11-like yields the protein MADGDTAAADGGPTTTPLRLVRDIVRISAAGFSGFFKKDCTDLARRVSLLAHFLEEIGDSSKKVEGNAELGFSDLTVALQAARNLVSAANNFDNSNISSDGAMKKISFQFQCVTWTLEKGLANLPYGAFDISEEVYEQIELVKAQLRRATERYGGPLNSNLLCRALSHPLDKDIDPFQSGNRLTRSLHIENIGIINHEVDLNTEDQVEGNLEGHDLDDNVYNKESLRISLTSSEVNILKDSDSRTAKRSTCKSIEENKKPDSQVIPEDFLCPISLELMRDPVIVATGQTYERSYIQRWIDCGNTTCPKTQQKLQNHTLTPNYVLRSLISQWCLKHNIEQPTGLINGKIRKSDGSLRDVAGDFAAVEALVRKLSSRSIEERRAAVAEIRSLSKRSTDNRILLAEAGAIPILVSMLTSEDSEIQENAVTSVLNLSIFDNNKGLIMLANAIPSIVLVLRAGSMEAKENAAATLFSLSLADENKIIIGASGAIQALVDLLQNGSSRGKKDAATALFNLCIYQGNKGRAVRAGIITALLKMLTDSSNLMVDESLTILSVLANHHEAKVAIVKASTIPILIDLLRTGLPRNKENAAAILLSLCKRDNENLGCLSRLGAVIPLTELAKNGTERAKRKAMSLLEHLRKSQQL from the exons GCTGGTTTCTCCGGGTTTTTTAAGAAAGACTGCACCGACCTGGCTCGAAGAGTCTCACTGTTGGcccattttcttgaagaaatcgGGGATTCCAGCAAGAAAGTTGAAGGAAATGCTGAATTGGGCTTCTCTGATCTAACCGTAGCCCTTCAGGCTGCGAGAAATCTCGTTTCTGCTGCTAACAACTTCGACAATTCCAACATTTCTTCG GATGGAGCAATGAAGAAAATCTCCTTTCAATTTCAATGTGTGACGTGGACATTAGAGAAAGGGCTGGCTAACTTACCGTATGGTGCTTTTGATATATCTGAAGAAGTATACGAACAG ATTGAACTAGTCAAGGCACAGTTGAGACGAGCCACAGAAAGATACGGTGGACCTCTTAACTCAAACTTATTATGCAGAGCCTTGTCTCATCCGTTGGACAAGGATATTGATCCTTTCCAGTCAGGTAACAGGCTTACTAGAAGTCTTCATATTGAAAATATCGGCATTATAAATCATGAAGTTGACCTGAACACGGAAGATCAAGTCGAAGGCAACTTGGAAGGTCACGATTTGGACGACAACGTTTACAACAAAGAAAGTTTGAGGATCTCATTGACATCATCTGAGGTTAATATCTTGAAGGATTCGGATAGTAGGACTGCCAAAAGGTCAACCTGCAAAAGTATAGAGGAGAACAAGAAACCAGATTCGCAGGTGATTCCTGAAGATTTCCTTTGCCCCATATCCCTCGAACTTATGAGGGATCCTGTAATTGTTGCAACCGGGCAG ACCTATGAGAGATCTTACATACAGAGATGGATTGATTGTGGCAACACCACGTGCCCGAAAACACAGCAGAAGCTCCAGAATCACACTCTAACTCCAAATTACGTTTTGAGAAGTCTTATATCCCAGTGGTGCTTGAAACATAATATAGAGCAGCCAACAGGACTAATAAATGGGAAAATAAGAAAGAGTGATGGATCTCTTCGTGATGTTGCTGGTGACTTTGCGGCAGTCGAAGCACTTGTTCGTAAGCTCTCTAGCAGATCGATAGAGGAACGTAGAGCTGCAGTAGCTGAAATCCGATCGCTATCCAAAAGAAGTACGGACAACAGAATCTTGCTCGCGGAAGCCGGGGCAATTCCAATTCTTGTTAGTATGTTGACATCTGAGGATAGTGAAATTCAAGAAAATGCGGTTACTTCTGTGCTCAATCTTTCCATATTTGACAATAATAAAGGACTCATCATGCTTGCCAATGCGATTCCTTCTATTGTTCTAGTTCTCAGAGCTGGGAGTATGGAAGCAAAAGAGAATGCGGCCGCAACCCTTTTCAGCTTGTCGCTTGCTGatgaaaacaaaattataattggTGCATCGGGGGCAATACAAGCTCTGGTGGATTTGCTTCAGAATGGAAGCTCGAGAGGGAAGAAAGATGCTGCAACGGCATTATTCAATCTGTGTATCTATCAAGGAAACAAGGGAAGGGCTGTAAGAGCTGGGATTATCACTGCGTTGTTAAAAATGCTCACAGATTCAAGCAATTTAATGGTTGATGAATCTTTAACAATTCTTTCAGTTCTAGCCAACCATCATGAGGCAAAAGTGGCCATCGTTAAAGCTAGCACCATACCCATCTTAATCGATCTTTTACGGACAGGTTTACCTCGTAATAAGGAAAATGCAGCTGCCATTTTACTTTCCTTGTGCAAAAGGGACAATGAAAATCTCGGTTGTTTAAGCAGACTAGGCGCTGTAATACCACTCACGGAGCTTGCCAAAAATGGCACAGAGAGGGCTAAAAGGAAGGCCATGTCTTTGTTGGAGCACCTTCGCAAATCACAACAGCTTTGA